Proteins encoded together in one Streptomyces sp. NA04227 window:
- a CDS encoding endonuclease/exonuclease/phosphatase codes for MTRQASTLDVLTFNLNNPSRERAGRQLAYLAARPEQVLVLTETVDSAGCAFLASRFEAAGYEVVFPRPERGERGAMIVSRLPVRPGPAAVGYLSHRAVSVTVDTDQGPLDVIGLYVPSRDASEAKTERKRMFLDHCRTGLPDGRDGLRLVLGDFNVLEPQHQPAYRFFQPFEYGFYQWLGTAGYRDAFRTLHPEAAEYSWVGRTGDGYRYDHAHASARLAAELRGCSYVHEPRTGSDRLTDHSALTVSLALLPAVLLSVGDPTEQVELVPVLF; via the coding sequence ATGACCAGGCAGGCCAGCACACTCGACGTGCTGACGTTCAACCTCAACAACCCGTCCCGAGAACGCGCGGGACGTCAGCTCGCGTACCTCGCGGCTCGGCCCGAGCAGGTGCTTGTGCTGACCGAGACGGTCGACAGTGCGGGCTGCGCCTTCCTGGCCTCACGGTTCGAAGCCGCCGGGTACGAGGTCGTGTTCCCGAGGCCCGAGCGCGGCGAACGCGGCGCGATGATCGTCAGCCGCCTCCCTGTCCGGCCGGGCCCGGCGGCCGTCGGCTACCTGTCGCACCGAGCGGTTTCGGTGACCGTGGACACCGACCAAGGGCCGCTCGACGTCATCGGCTTGTACGTGCCGTCGCGGGACGCGTCGGAGGCGAAGACCGAGCGCAAGCGGATGTTTCTCGACCACTGCCGCACGGGCCTGCCTGACGGTCGGGACGGGCTGCGGCTGGTGCTCGGCGACTTCAATGTGCTTGAACCCCAACACCAGCCGGCGTACCGGTTCTTCCAGCCGTTCGAGTATGGCTTCTACCAGTGGCTGGGCACTGCCGGGTACCGCGATGCCTTCCGTACGCTCCACCCCGAGGCGGCCGAATACTCGTGGGTGGGTCGCACCGGCGACGGCTACCGGTACGACCACGCTCACGCTTCCGCGCGCCTGGCGGCCGAGCTGCGCGGCTGCTCGTACGTCCACGAGCCGCGTACCGGATCGGACCGGCTCACCGACCACTCTGCCCTGACGGTGTCGCTTGCTCTGCTCCCTGCCGTGTTGCTGTCCGTGGGCGACCCGACCGAGCAAGTCGAGCTGGTACCTGTCCTGTTCTGA
- the tmk gene encoding dTMP kinase — protein sequence MTGLFVTIDGPGGVGKSTVTAAVVDELRAIGLPVYGTREPSDTALGQLARNGTEDYRGMAMACLIAADRYQHLDGEIRPAVARGDIVVCDRYIASSLVLQVIDGVSRDVVWELNRHADMPDLAVILNARADVVEKRLTGRGAHSRYERMPDSSERECALFRETARFLMAAGVRVAQFDATADGPDSIARGIVAAIKNRE from the coding sequence GTGACCGGCCTGTTCGTGACGATCGACGGGCCCGGCGGTGTCGGCAAATCCACTGTGACGGCTGCCGTCGTCGACGAACTGCGCGCCATTGGCCTGCCGGTGTACGGGACACGAGAGCCCAGCGACACCGCGCTGGGGCAGCTCGCCCGCAACGGCACTGAGGACTACCGCGGCATGGCCATGGCGTGCCTGATCGCCGCGGACCGGTACCAGCATCTCGACGGCGAGATCCGCCCGGCTGTGGCGCGCGGCGACATCGTCGTGTGTGACCGGTACATCGCCTCGTCGCTGGTGCTCCAAGTGATCGACGGCGTCAGCCGCGACGTGGTGTGGGAACTCAACCGGCACGCGGACATGCCCGACCTCGCCGTCATCCTCAACGCCCGTGCCGACGTCGTCGAGAAACGGCTGACCGGTCGCGGGGCGCATAGCCGCTACGAGCGGATGCCCGACAGCAGTGAGCGGGAGTGCGCGTTGTTCCGTGAAACAGCTAGGTTCCTCATGGCTGCCGGCGTGCGGGTCGCCCAGTTCGACGCGACCGCCGACGGACCGGACAGCATCGCTCGTGGCATCGTCGCGGCGATCAAGAACCGTGAATGA
- a CDS encoding radical SAM protein, with translation MTARPIINSEQAASCYFRTTVDHPHRKALIQVCEPCNEKCAHCFVSATKRGEYMPLDQVRDRLIPQLAAARVNRVTLTGGEPFMHPDLLQITADFRAAGMGVGVCTNATMVNDDQIRELAALDTHMNVSLDGFSADSHGKFRGRPEGFDETVETVKRFAKAGILQGLLCTPNNLAQDEEYAELCAFARDQGAKYVLMNPLGEMGRGANSSRKLRRPDDHMRHIRDLTLPFVDDGVDMVHIRFPNEDKPLAGCEAGTIIYVFTKGEVAVCPYLAFAARTKVSQHPDTDFLVGNVWQHDDIAERLDGYGRFSDRWDLGGNDTCGGCSLANRCGKGCPAAVVAAGQRIGAVDSEQCPVVPKQSRVLPVVGVS, from the coding sequence ATGACTGCACGTCCGATCATCAACTCTGAGCAGGCCGCGTCCTGTTACTTCCGCACGACCGTCGACCATCCGCACCGTAAAGCGCTGATCCAGGTGTGCGAGCCGTGCAACGAGAAGTGCGCCCACTGCTTCGTCTCGGCTACGAAGCGCGGCGAGTACATGCCGCTCGACCAAGTGCGGGATCGGCTGATCCCGCAACTCGCCGCAGCCCGCGTGAACCGGGTGACGCTGACCGGCGGGGAACCGTTCATGCATCCTGACCTGCTCCAGATCACGGCCGATTTCCGCGCGGCCGGGATGGGCGTCGGCGTGTGCACCAACGCGACGATGGTCAACGATGATCAGATCCGGGAACTCGCCGCGCTCGACACGCACATGAACGTCAGCCTCGACGGGTTCTCCGCCGACTCGCACGGGAAGTTCCGAGGCCGACCCGAGGGCTTCGACGAAACCGTGGAGACGGTGAAGCGGTTCGCGAAAGCGGGCATCCTCCAAGGGCTGCTGTGCACGCCGAACAACCTCGCCCAGGACGAGGAGTACGCCGAGCTGTGCGCCTTCGCGCGCGACCAGGGCGCGAAGTACGTGCTGATGAACCCGCTCGGCGAGATGGGCCGGGGAGCGAACTCCTCAAGAAAGCTGCGCCGCCCCGACGACCACATGAGACACATCCGCGACTTGACATTGCCGTTCGTCGACGACGGCGTGGACATGGTGCACATCCGGTTCCCGAATGAGGACAAGCCGCTCGCCGGATGCGAGGCGGGCACGATCATCTACGTCTTCACGAAGGGCGAGGTCGCCGTCTGCCCGTACCTGGCGTTCGCCGCCCGCACGAAGGTCAGCCAGCACCCCGACACTGACTTCCTCGTCGGGAACGTGTGGCAGCACGACGACATCGCCGAACGGCTGGACGGGTACGGCCGTTTCAGCGACCGGTGGGACCTGGGCGGCAACGACACCTGCGGCGGCTGCTCGCTCGCAAACCGCTGCGGCAAGGGCTGCCCTGCGGCCGTCGTGGCCGCCGGACAGCGCATCGGCGCCGTCGACAGCGAGCAGTGCCCGGTCGTGCCGAAGCAGTCGCGTGTGCTGCCCGTGGTCGGTGTGTCGTGA